The following coding sequences lie in one Alloacidobacterium dinghuense genomic window:
- a CDS encoding heavy-metal-associated domain-containing protein, translating to MLRRRFIQLMTVAGATSLTTITPLEAADTNTITYKVKGFTCVTCAVGLETLLRQQKGVLWVKASYPDASATIKYQPATVTEDRLKAFIAEIGFTAEPEHRS from the coding sequence ATGTTACGCAGACGATTCATTCAGCTTATGACTGTTGCAGGGGCCACCAGCCTGACGACGATCACACCATTGGAGGCAGCCGATACCAACACCATCACTTATAAGGTGAAGGGGTTCACCTGCGTCACATGCGCTGTTGGGCTTGAAACATTGCTGCGCCAACAAAAGGGTGTCCTGTGGGTCAAGGCCAGCTATCCCGACGCTTCCGCAACGATCAAGTACCAGCCAGCCACGGTCACGGAAGATCGACTGAAGGCATTCATAGCAGAGATCGGCTTCACTGCAGAGCCAGAGCATCGAAGCTGA
- a CDS encoding DUF169 domain-containing protein gives MSQNTNYVETAKNLANCLDLQQPPIAICFADSVPDGIDKHQGRVPAGCRFWQDAATEAFATSSGDHELCAIGVYTHHLQPSPAQQTDLMDALKVFAQLGYVREEDLPMIPALETQPSHVIYAPLSETALSPDVVLLFVNANQTLILSEAAQQVEHQNAPAMGRPACAIVPQVMNTGRAALSLGCCGARAYLDTLTDDVAIFAIPGAKLNAYTERIEALASANAVLSRFHQIRRRDVNAGLAPSIQDSLRAMESA, from the coding sequence ATGTCGCAGAATACAAACTACGTGGAGACTGCAAAGAATCTAGCCAACTGCCTCGATTTGCAGCAACCTCCGATTGCCATTTGTTTCGCAGATTCTGTGCCAGACGGAATCGATAAGCATCAGGGTCGCGTTCCCGCCGGATGCCGCTTCTGGCAGGACGCTGCGACCGAAGCTTTCGCAACGTCGTCTGGGGACCATGAGCTTTGTGCGATTGGCGTCTACACCCATCACCTGCAACCATCTCCGGCACAGCAAACTGATTTGATGGATGCTCTCAAGGTCTTTGCCCAGCTTGGCTACGTTCGTGAAGAAGACCTGCCAATGATTCCGGCCCTGGAGACGCAGCCTTCCCATGTCATCTACGCGCCCTTGTCTGAAACAGCGCTGTCTCCAGATGTCGTCCTGCTCTTCGTCAATGCAAACCAGACGCTTATCCTCTCAGAAGCAGCGCAGCAAGTGGAACATCAGAACGCTCCCGCAATGGGACGTCCAGCATGCGCCATCGTGCCTCAAGTCATGAATACCGGGCGCGCGGCATTGAGCCTTGGCTGCTGTGGTGCTCGAGCTTACCTTGATACCCTGACCGATGATGTTGCCATCTTTGCAATTCCCGGCGCAAAGCTGAACGCCTACACAGAGCGCATTGAAGCGCTCGCCAGCGCCAATGCAGTGCTGTCCAGATTCCATCAGATCCGGCGCCGCGATGTGAACGCAGG